Within the Candidatus Limnocylindrales bacterium genome, the region GAATCGAGCGTGGTCTACGAGTCCACGATCATCAACGAGTACCTCAACGACGAGTATCCGCATCCGCCCGAGCTGCTCCCGGAAGACTCCGGCGAGCGCGCCCGCGTACGGCTTCTCGTCGACTTCGCCGATCGCGCCTTCACGCTTCCGGTCATGGCGCTCGAGCGCGAGACCAAAGCCGCCGAGAAGGACGAGACCCGCGTCCAGGCCGCCAAGGACGCCGTCGCCAAGGCGCTGCAGATGCTCGAGCGCGAGCTCGCCGGCCGCGAGTACCTCGCCGAGAGCTTCTCGCTCGCCGACGTCGCGTTCGCCCCGGCGCTGCTGATGCTGCCGAACGTCGGCGTCACGATCGATCCGTCACTGGCGAACGTGGCCGCATGGAAGGCGCGCCTGCTCGCACGGCCGAGCATCGGCCGGGTCGCGAAGAGCGCGGCCTGAGGCCAGCCCACCGGCAATGAGACGCCCCGACGATCTCAATTTCCGCGAACGCATGTTCGTGCCCGAAGTGATTCGTGGCCTGTTCGTGACGGGCGGTCGCTTCTGGCGCAACCTGTTCCTTCACATCGGCCATCAGCTGGGCATCGCAAAGGATACGAAGGCGGCGGTGACGCTGCAGTACCCCGAGCAGCATTTCGATTACGGTCCGTCGTATCGCGGAAGCCACCGCCTGACGCTCAAGGACGACGGCTCGGTGCGCTGCACCGCGTGTTTTCTGTGCGCCACCGCGTGCCCGGCGCGCTGCATCCACATCGAAGCGGGCGAGCATCCGGATCCGACGGTGGAAAAGTTTCCGCTTCGCTACGAGATCGACACGCTTCGCTGCATCTACTGCGGCATGTGCGTGGAAGCCTGCCCCTGCGATGCGATCCGCATGGACACCTCGGTGCATCCGCGTGTCTCCGGCTACACGCGCGAAGAGTTCATCGAGGACAAGCAGCAGCTGATGGAACGTTCGCGCATCATGCGCGACCAGGGCGAAGGCGAGCTGATGCGGCAGATGATCGATTCGTACAAGCGCGCGAAACCCGGTGAGGCGATGGCCGACGAGGCCGTGGCCGACGCGTGATCTTTTACTACCTGTGGCGCGCCGGCCTTCTCGGTCGGGCAGACGGGGAAAAACTTCGTTTCTTCCTCGGCGCCACCGGTAACCCGCTGTTCCTGTCGCGTCGCATGCCGCTGGTCTCGGCGCTGAGCTGGCCGCGGGCGCTCGTGCAGCCTTCGTATGCACGCGCGATCGCATCGTGGCTCGCGTACCGCGCCGATCTCTACGACGGCCACCAGGGCTAGAAGAAGGCGGCCTGTCGCCTTTTCGCGCGGCTAGAAAAAGGGGCCGTGTCCCCTTTTTCGTGGAATGGACCGGTTACCAATCGTCGCGCGATCCGTTTACCATTGTCGGCCTCGTTGCAGCAGAAGAGAGGCAAAACAAGCCATGGCGAAGACGTATCAACAGATTCTCGACGAAGCGCGACGCGCGGTGCCGGAAGTAACGGCCGACGACGTCAAGCGCTCGATCGACTCGAAAACCGGCGCCGTCGTGCTCGACGTGCGCGAGAAAGACGAGTTCCGCGACGGGCACCTTGCCGGCGCCGTCAGCGTGCCGCGCGGGTTCCTCGAGATGCAGGTCGAAGGTCACGTGCCCGACAAGCAGACGCCGATCATCGCGTACTGCCAGAGCGGCGTACGCTCGCTGCTGGCCGGCCGCATCCTGAAGGAAATGGGCTACTCGAACGTGCGCTCGATGGGCGGCGGTTTCGGCGCGTGGAAAAACGGCGGCTTCCCGTGGGTCCAGGACTTCGCGTTCACGCGCGAGCAGGTCAGCCGCTACAGCCGGCACTTCCTGCTCGACGAAGTCGGTGAAGCGGGGCAGGCGAAGCTTCTGAACGCCAAGGTGCTTTGCCTCGGCGCCGGCGGCCTCGGCTCGCCGGTTGCGCTGTATCTTGCTGCGGCCGGTGTCGGCACGCTCGGCATCGTCGACGACGACGTCGTCGATCTTTCGAACCTGCAGCGCCAGATCCTGCATACGACCGACCGCGTCGGCACGCCGAAAGTCGAGTCCGCAAGGATCGCGATCAATGCGCTCAACCCCGACGTGCGCGTCGTCGAGCACCGCACGCGCCTCGATTCGTCGAACATCCTCGACATCATCGCGGACTACGACATCATCGTCGACGGATGCGACAACTTCCCGACACGTTATCTCGTCAACGACGCGTGCGTGATGACGAACAAGACCAACGTGCACGGGAGCATCTTCCAGTTCGAAGGTCAGGTGACGGTGTTCAAACCGCACGAGGGCCCCTGCTATCGCTGCCTGTTCCCGGAGCCTCCGCCGCCGGGCATGGCGCCGAGTTGCGCGGAGGCCGGAGTGCTCGGCGTGCTGCCGGGCCTCGTCGGCTGCATGCAGGCACTCGAGACGATCAAGCTCATCCTCGGCGCCGGCGAGCCGCTGATCGGACGCATCGCCAAGCTCGACACGCTCGCGTTCGACATCACGATGCTGCGCCTGCGCCGCGATCCGAAGTGTCCGATCTGCGGCGAGCACCCGACGATAACCGGGCTGATCGACTATGAGGAGTTCTGCGGACTTCGCCCGCCGTCTGGCGGCGGCGACGACCGTCATGTTCATTGATGGCGGAACCGCGACCGCAATTCTGATGCGTCACGGCGAGACCGCCTGGAACCGCGACAGGCGGGTCATGGGCGATCTCGACATTCCGCTGAGCGATGACGGGCGGCTGCAGTCCGGACACGCCGCGCGCCTGCTCGAATCGTTCGCGATCGACCGCATCGTCTCGAGCCCGCTCGTGCGCGCGAAGGAGACCGCCGAGATCGTCGCGCAGCATCTCGGCCGCACCATCGAAACCGATCCGCGCCTTGTCGAAGTGCGCTTCGGCGAGTGGCAGGGAAAGACCTACGAAGAAGTTGCGACCGACCCGCGCTACCACGGCTTCGCGACCGATCCGGTGGCCAACGCGACGCCCGGCGGCGACACCGCCGAGAGCGTGCAGCGGCGCGGGCTCGAAAGCCTCGCCACGCTGCGCGCAGGCGAGTGCGTTCTTTTCGTCACGCACGGCGACATCATCCGTACGCTCATCTGCCACTTCCTTGCGACGCCGCTCGTAGCGTACCGGCGCATCCGCACGGACAACGGCGGCCTGTCGGCGATTGCGATAGGCGCAGGCGCGCCCGAGGTGAAGTTCCTCAACATGCTCGCCGACCCGGAACGCGCACGAAGTCACACGCACTGGAGCGCGACGGCGTAGTCGCGCGGTCGGATGGAAGCGCGACGGCGTAGTCGCGCGGTCGGATGGGAGCGCGACGACATGACCCGCACAAACCTCGACTGAGGTGTATTGACTAGCGCGGCAGGCAAAGGCACGTTTCGTCGGCATGTCAGCCGAGCAACTCCAGGGAATCGCACGAGAGCTTCGCATCGAATCGCTGCGCATGATTCACGCGGCCGCTTCCGGTCATCCCGGCGGTTCACTGTCAGCCGCGGAAATCGTCGCGTGTCTGTATTTCCGGATCCTGCGTCATCAGCCGGGGAAACCCGACGATCCGTCGCGCGATCGTTTCGTTCTCTCCAAAGGACATTGCGTGCCGGTCGTGTACGCCGCTCTGGCGCGCGCAGGCTCGATCCCTCGCGACGAGCTTCGCACGCTGCGCCACATCGGCAGCCGTCTGCAGGGCCATCCCGATCACGTGCGGCTTCCGTACATGGAAGCGGCGACCGGCTCTCTCGGACAGGGCCTGTCGGTGGCGGTCGGCATGGCGCTCGCGGAGCGGCTCGACCGCCAGAATGATTATCGCGTCTACTGCCTGCTCGGCGACGGCGAGCTGCAGGCCGGCCAGAACTGGGAAGCCGCGATGTCGGCCGGCAAGTTCGGGCTCGCCAAGCTGTGTGCGATCGTCGATTGCAACAAGGTCCAGCTCGACGGGCACGTCGCCGGTACGCTCGACGTCGAGCCGCTCGCGCAGAAGTTTGCGGCGTTCGGATGGAACGTCTGCGACGTCGACGGCCATTCGGTCGAAGCGCTGCTCGACGCGTTCGACAGCACGCGGCTCGAGAAAGCGCGGCCGACCGTGATCCTGGCGCGCACGGTCAAGGGCAAGGGCGTCTCGTTCATGGAAGACACGCACGCGTGGCACGGCAAGGCGCCGTCGGCCGAAGAGCTCGAGCGCGCGCTCGCCGAGCTCGAGGCGGCGTAGCCATGGCCAAGGCGACACGCGCAGCGTTCGGCGAAGCACTCGTCCGGATCGGAGGCACCCATCCGAAGGTCGTTGTGCTCGACGCCGACCTCGCGAGCTCGGTGCACACCAGGAAGTTCGCCGATGCGTTCCCGTCGAGGTTCTTCGAGATCGGCATTGCCGAGGGCAACATGGTCGGGATCGCGGCCGGGATGGCACTCGGCGGGCTGGTCCCGTTCGCCGCAAGCTTTGCGTGCTTCCTGACGGGCCGGTTCGAGCAGGTCCGCATGTCGGTCGGGTACAACAACGCCAACGTGCGGCTGGTCGGCACGCATTCGGGCGTCGGCGTCGGCGAGGACGGCTACTCGCAGATGGGCCTCGAGGACATCGCGCTGATGCGGTCGTTGCCGAACATGGTCGTGCTCCAGCCGGCCGATGCGATCGAGGCCGAGCGTGCGACCGAGTTTCTTGCGGACTATGTGGGCGGCCCGGCCTACCTGCGGCTGACCAGGCAGGCGGTCGCGGACGTGAACGGGCCGGACTATCGGTACGAGTTCGGCAAGGCGGTTGAGCTTCGCGACGGCAGCGACCTCATGATCGTCGCCTCCGGGGCAGTCGTCGCCGAGGCCCTCGGTGCTGCGGAAAAGCTTTCCAAGGCAGGGATTTCGGCGGGGGTTCTCAACCTCCACACGATCAAGCCTCTGGACGTCGATGCCCTGCATCGGGCCGCCGACCGCTGCGGCCGGCTGCTGACGGTCGAGGACCATGGGATTGCCGGTGGGGTCGGTGGTGCGGTGGTCGAGGCGCTGTCCGAAGTGCGCGACGTCGCGATCCGCATCCACGGGGTGCACGGCTACGGCGAGTCCGGCACCGCCGAAGCGCTCTACGCCAAGCACGGCCTCGACGCCGAGGGCATCGCCCGCGTCGCCCGCAACTTCATCAGCAGCACCACCCGATCCCACCGCGGCGTCGCCTGAAAATAGGGACAGGTACATTTAAAAAAACGCAGCGAATTCAACGGCCGCGCTTTCAAGGTAATCGGGGTAATCGGGGACAGACCCCGATTTCCGTTAATCCGGGACAGTCCCCGATTTGCCGAAATCAGTGTCTGTCCCCGATTTGCCGAAATCAGTGTCTGTCCCCGATTTGCCGAAATCAGTGTCTGTCCCCGATTTCCCGCAACCGGTGTCTGTCTCGGATTGATGGGGCGGATTTTGTTGCGGAAAATTAAATGTACCTGTCCCCATTTATGAAGCGGGCCTGCTCGAAGCGGCGGCCTTGGCGGCGGTATTTGTTTTCGTAGGCGCTGGCGGCGGTGACGGGGCGCTCCCAAGGTTCGGTGAGGAAGCCGGCGGCTTCCATGCGCTCGCGGATCTCGGCGAACAGCGGCACGACGTCCGTTACGACATCGACGGTCCCGCCCCGGACCAGCACCGTAGCCAGCGACTCGCACAGCTCGGGCTGGAAGAGCCGGCGCTTGTGGTGGCGCTTTTTCCACCACGGATCCGGGAAATAGACGTGCACCGCATCGATGCTGCGCTCGGCCAGCAGGTGCCGCACGATCCACGAGCCGTCGCCCTCGAACAGCCGCAGGTTGGCGGGCAGGGGCCCGGCGCGGTGCGCACGCACGACCGAGCTCGGCAGCCACTCGATCCCGACAAAGAGCGTGCGCGGATCGGCCACCGCCGCGCTTCGCAGGAAGCCGCAGTTGCCCGGCCCGATCTCGATCTCGACGCGGTCGAACCGGCCGCCCTCGAG harbors:
- a CDS encoding glutathione S-transferase family protein, which translates into the protein MTIYDYPGCPFGRKVRIVLAEKELSFDSVNVDLAKGQQRSEEFRRLNPFGKVPVLVDESSVVYESTIINEYLNDEYPHPPELLPEDSGERARVRLLVDFADRAFTLPVMALERETKAAEKDETRVQAAKDAVAKALQMLERELAGREYLAESFSLADVAFAPALLMLPNVGVTIDPSLANVAAWKARLLARPSIGRVAKSAA
- a CDS encoding NADH-quinone oxidoreductase subunit I; the encoded protein is MRRPDDLNFRERMFVPEVIRGLFVTGGRFWRNLFLHIGHQLGIAKDTKAAVTLQYPEQHFDYGPSYRGSHRLTLKDDGSVRCTACFLCATACPARCIHIEAGEHPDPTVEKFPLRYEIDTLRCIYCGMCVEACPCDAIRMDTSVHPRVSGYTREEFIEDKQQLMERSRIMRDQGEGELMRQMIDSYKRAKPGEAMADEAVADA
- the moeB gene encoding molybdopterin-synthase adenylyltransferase MoeB, which produces MAKTYQQILDEARRAVPEVTADDVKRSIDSKTGAVVLDVREKDEFRDGHLAGAVSVPRGFLEMQVEGHVPDKQTPIIAYCQSGVRSLLAGRILKEMGYSNVRSMGGGFGAWKNGGFPWVQDFAFTREQVSRYSRHFLLDEVGEAGQAKLLNAKVLCLGAGGLGSPVALYLAAAGVGTLGIVDDDVVDLSNLQRQILHTTDRVGTPKVESARIAINALNPDVRVVEHRTRLDSSNILDIIADYDIIVDGCDNFPTRYLVNDACVMTNKTNVHGSIFQFEGQVTVFKPHEGPCYRCLFPEPPPPGMAPSCAEAGVLGVLPGLVGCMQALETIKLILGAGEPLIGRIAKLDTLAFDITMLRLRRDPKCPICGEHPTITGLIDYEEFCGLRPPSGGGDDRHVH
- a CDS encoding histidine phosphatase family protein, translated to MFIDGGTATAILMRHGETAWNRDRRVMGDLDIPLSDDGRLQSGHAARLLESFAIDRIVSSPLVRAKETAEIVAQHLGRTIETDPRLVEVRFGEWQGKTYEEVATDPRYHGFATDPVANATPGGDTAESVQRRGLESLATLRAGECVLFVTHGDIIRTLICHFLATPLVAYRRIRTDNGGLSAIAIGAGAPEVKFLNMLADPERARSHTHWSATA
- a CDS encoding transketolase, which encodes MSAEQLQGIARELRIESLRMIHAAASGHPGGSLSAAEIVACLYFRILRHQPGKPDDPSRDRFVLSKGHCVPVVYAALARAGSIPRDELRTLRHIGSRLQGHPDHVRLPYMEAATGSLGQGLSVAVGMALAERLDRQNDYRVYCLLGDGELQAGQNWEAAMSAGKFGLAKLCAIVDCNKVQLDGHVAGTLDVEPLAQKFAAFGWNVCDVDGHSVEALLDAFDSTRLEKARPTVILARTVKGKGVSFMEDTHAWHGKAPSAEELERALAELEAA
- a CDS encoding transketolase C-terminal domain-containing protein; its protein translation is MAKATRAAFGEALVRIGGTHPKVVVLDADLASSVHTRKFADAFPSRFFEIGIAEGNMVGIAAGMALGGLVPFAASFACFLTGRFEQVRMSVGYNNANVRLVGTHSGVGVGEDGYSQMGLEDIALMRSLPNMVVLQPADAIEAERATEFLADYVGGPAYLRLTRQAVADVNGPDYRYEFGKAVELRDGSDLMIVASGAVVAEALGAAEKLSKAGISAGVLNLHTIKPLDVDALHRAADRCGRLLTVEDHGIAGGVGGAVVEALSEVRDVAIRIHGVHGYGESGTAEALYAKHGLDAEGIARVARNFISSTTRSHRGVA